From the Papaver somniferum cultivar HN1 chromosome 2, ASM357369v1, whole genome shotgun sequence genome, the window GAGGAAACCAAGTCCAAACTCAGATCCAAGCGAACCGGCAGAGAACAACACCATCAACTATGATGCGGTAAGTGTTCATACTGCAAGTACAGATTCGACATAAGAAGACGAGCAAAGAACTGGAGATGGATGATCAATAGCAGAAAATGAAGAGAATATGACCATAGAGGAGCTCTGACAAAGACTAGTCGCTGAaaaaaggagagaagaagaaacacgTGCGAATTTGACGCGTCAGAATGATGAGCTAAGAGAAGAGAATAACAGATTACAAGAGCATAGGTCACCAAGTACTACACGTGCAAGCTCAAGATCTAGAACAAGCAGGAGCACGTCAAGGCATAGCTGATCTCTCCGCAGGGATACTAGACAGGAGTAGCTCTTAGATAACAACATTGTTGAAAACTTTCAGGTAGGCGATAATATAAGGGAGGAGCGCGGTGAACATTGCATAGAACAACAACCAATCGATGATCGGTACGCACAACAAGGAGAGAATTATCGCACACAAGAAAACCGCAGAGGCAATCGCAATGAGCGGCATGATGGACATGACCACATACATCATGATCAAGAAGATGAAACTGACGAAGAGCAGGGAAGAATGATATTGCAAGGAAGAGAAATGCTAAGAAATCAACGCGACCGGGCAGACGAAGCTGAAAGATACAATGACGCACATATCAATGCAATGAACGAAAGAGATAGacgaaggagaagaagagaagaagctgaagaacgaGAAGTACAAGAGGCAATGCGTCAGAATATGCACAACAACAGAGTAAGACAAGCAAGGTTGAAAATACCTATGCAACAAGATACAGATCAAATCATGAACGAAACAATCTTAAGAGGATTAACAGAGTAAGAGCAATGATGGCCACAAGGAGAGATGGAGGTAggcgacaattggatgaagcaatagaagaagcgggAAAAACACCATCCGCAAGGCAGATACAAATGGCAGCAGTTCCAACTAAATGCACTCTACCTATATTCACTAGTATTTTCGATGGAACCACATGCGCAGTGCAGCACATAAAGGCGTACAAGAGATCTTTATTGCAATGGGAAGATAAAAATGCAGTCTTGTGCACATATTTTCCCGCCAGTCTAACTGGAGAATCCTTACAATGGTTTGAGGGATTGCCTATGGGAACAATCACATCATTCAACCATATACATACCATATTCTTAGGATCATACATCAGTAACAACATGTTACGACCGGGAATAAACAAGGTGTTCAGCTTGCGATGAAGGACCAATGAGGGCTTGCGTAACTTAACCAAGCGTTGGAggaccatgtgtagtgaaatggctggaAGAGTAGACGAGAGAAACCTCATACTAGCTTTTATTAACGCGCATTTTGCAAAAGACTTTTTGTATATGCAGATATTCAAGATCAAGGATACCATATCAATGACAGAGCTGCGCAAGTATCAAGAAGAGTACATCGCTCTTGAATAAAAGCAGAAAGAAATGGAATCTTACCATGTTGCGACTACAAACAAAAAGGATGGGAACGCAATCTTACTTCCAAAGATAACAAACACAGTTGCAAAGACATCCCAAGGAAGTTAATAAAAGATGGTGATGGAAGATAAGCAAAAGCTAGTAGCCATGGGCAGCAGAGATCAAGAAATGTATGAGAGAGAATATGGATAAAGACAATATAATAACAATGCAGGTAATAGCAAGATTCAAAGGCTTGATAGCTAAGAAGAAGGTTATGGAGGACAAAAGAGATACTATAATCAAGGCCAGGGAGGAAATAGAACAGTGTGGGAAGAAATAAAGATGCCGCATCTAAATACCGCAATAGACAAAATTTGGGAGGCGGTgatcttaatggaagacataCCAGAACCACCAAATATGGGTCATGAACCACCACCAGGAAGAAGAAGCAGAGAATTTTGTGCTTATCACTGCTTCCACGGTCACACCACCAGTAACTGTCGAAATGTGCAGAAAATAATACTAAGAATGATCGATCAAGGTAAGCTAAACCATTTCCTAATACCACAACAAcagaatttaccaccaccactagAAGAGCAGGCGTCAGGTATGAAGACTAGAAAGAAGACATATCTGATTGAAGTGGGAGCAAAGGCAAAGAATTTATATCGTAACTCAATACTACACTCATTTAGAAGCATAAAAGACTTTCACGATAATGTCTTAAGTCGAGTTtacgcaagagacaatgatggaaaagagatactcaacCTGGAAAAAATATCACCACTGAAGGATTGGCAGAGGCAACCAATTTTATTCAATGCAGAAGAAGCACTAGGGGGCGGAGAAATGCATGAGAGTCCATTACTGGTCAAACCGGAGATCAACCCAAAAGCAAAGActgatgaagaggaagatgatGACGCAGACGCATGGGCAATAAATATGATATTAATAGATCCTGGCAGCTCAGTTGATATACTGTTTTACCATACTTACAAGACTATGGGCAAAAGAGATGATGAACTCATCCCATCAACTTACAAGATTTATGGTTTCAATGGATCAGTCAACAAGCCAAAAGGAGAAATAACAATGTGGATCCCACTCAAGAGCATAACCAAAGAAATAGTATTCTGCATAGTTGATGTAGAGTCTCCATATAATGCCTTGATAGGCAGACCATGGATACACAACATTCTGGGAGTGGCTTCAACTtttcatcaatgcatcaaatttccTTTGCCTCAAGGCGTAGGAATAATAAGAGGGGATCCAATCGAGGGAAAAACTGTCATGAGATTGATGTCGATGAAAGTGAAGAACGCGCGAATAAGCGAAGAGACTGGAAAAAGGAGATACGAGAAGGAAAGCGATGTGAAAGATTAATGGTTGATGTTGTGAACAAAGGTAGATAAATAAACAAGACATCTGCAAAGGCGACAACCTCCGCACAAGAAAATGTGTATAACAAGTGTGTCAAAAAGAACGAGTTCCAGATAGGACATCTGGTATTGAGACAAAAACCGCCCTACCAGAAAAATGGAGACAGAGAGTTGAGGAACGCATGGGATGGGCCTTGCATCGTTAAGAGAGTTATTAGAAATGGAATGTATGAGTTTATGGACAATAATGAAGGGGTACAATTTAGCCAACCTTGGAACCAAGCATATTTGAAGAAGTATGGTCCATGCGGCAATCATAACACAACAAAGGAAATAGATCGTATGCGAACAAGTATATTAGAAAGTATACGCTAACTTAATGAAGCTCAGAAGGCGAAAGAAACAAACAAGTCATATCAGATATAGAGTCTTTTAAGAGGAAGTTATTATGTAAGAGAATAAATGAAAAAACAAGACATCAGAGCTGTATTAATCAAGCGTacgaatgaaaatgaaaaattcttcttctttatatttcatataagaaaaaaggaaaaaataagacctttaagaCCTTAATAGGAGGCAATAGAAGtaaaacctctaactagggaggctaggaTCCAATTATGgagtgcaccctagttcgcataataACAAGAGACAACAATAATACctaatgatgagtgctaaaaagtacatatttctatatatttttcttggcaattaactcgtcttttgtgttctaattctccattttaacccatattctgtattttcattgttttcaagaataaatacttttcttacttaattttgcatttttaggtaccaaataaagtctagatgagttgcggagcgaaaagagcaaagaaccggcaaagactcccgctaggaggaagcgaagattggtgtttgcaagagccggatcaattagaagtgggcttgaagaggaagaattgttcttaaagaagatatgggcttggcatacccaaggcccaaaacccttacccaaatccatttccaagatccatacccatttccatgagagccgttagattggatcacatctgaatccaatggtcgcagcattgccagtacatcaaagtctgaagctcctgtataacactacaacacctaactccatcttgagccgtcagtttcgttgtatcaggcatccgacggtcgataccagcctcttcacttgtagccattagatcaatctatcatttccgcatcccacggctgagcttcgcaaatcatcaagattgctatccccgccacacacccaagcacctaacaactataccccgcaccaaacaacccattctcctattctccatcgaatccatcttctcctccactccgctgcagagaaaacccatgtccgccatcaccgtaaccaccacctcaaccaccaccatctcctctcaaatcaaccaaacaccataacccatctccactaccatcattacaacctatctagccacctaatttcccatttttatacacgtttttctgaaaaccctaacgtgtgaaaaattggtaaattaggtgagttaggagagcaattggaggcgtgggaagcatcaggagaagaattggaagcatgggtgagagttatcattcgttttcagagattaggtaaacctaatttcactttattcgaaaccctagttttatgaaTTGGGAATTTTTGGGGGTCGAGCTAGACAcaaattggaggtatgggaagcaagagaagatgacaaggaagattgggtcgaagctattgagtgctatcagtgattaggtaaaacctaatttcatttttctatgcaaaccctaatttcattgaattgggaatttttggggtttttgattgttgtataaatagggatgatgggtgtgtgttagaaggcatgcctggactagccagtgcaccaccaagaggactggactagccagttcctcaattgttcatgtcctgtttttagttcaactgttttgtgttattttcaattgttttgcactgtcaattatgttctAACATGTTCTTCCAGGGTTGAGATGAAGCCCTAGCTTattgcttgttattcatgctcttgtcagtagccatgatgtgtgtaaatgctcatagtgaaactccatcttagggcttcaacactagtctttcacattggatgtcaggcatccactgtagttagaatcatctagtgttgctgaactgcaactcatgcttaattttatatattgttcttttgattaattgtgctttaaacagacagttaatacttagggaagataccttagttgtgataggagatttcatatcaaaatgacccttgctatatagaggattgacatccctcttgctggtggttatagaaaaacaatgttactgtcagtgatgaataatcagtgtgagttagaggtagattcaaaagccctagcatgttcctgtttacttgctttacattctactgtttttcagttcagtcactgccatcatctcaagtgtgttttaacacaaccaagactctttgttacaacttagttttagtaaaatcttaagcttcaactacacacaccttgtccctgtggatcgacccgcacttgcacattagctacatcgacgccgtgcacttgcggtattagtttgtaggtcttttagaaacctaccaagtttttggcgccgtggccggggacttggcattgtgtggttgctgtttttccttgctttctttcacttgcatatcttgcatttagtataatcatttagctcatcataacttgcattttcatctttgcataatttttcatctttgcatcattttgccttgttgttcttgttgttcttAACAGCTTctattgtttttctttccttgctcatttgcttgctgttgctcttagcttgcagctgcacttgcatcatttgctgtttacattgcattcttgttgtttgcatcttcatctagttgtttGCTTGCTATTCTTGCACAgcatcagagcatcttcttgcctgttgctttagtgcactgctgtgaactgcttagcccatttgcacctttgttgctgaatctgcccctggtgctgctgctgcttgcactgccttctgcacctgttgctgtgctgctaaggctgaaacttgctgaaccaaagctgcagctagaACCCAAGCCAAACTGGTCTGTAATACAAGCCAAAGAAAATTGAACCAAggccaactgggccttgagtgttgaagccaaagcttaggatgatccaaagcccaactgggcttttgcaaccaaactgaacagctgggctgtgcttcacaggtaagcctaaacccattaagagaacccaaactgtgggcttccatttttaatttgtgggcttgtaataattttttccatttttttgttgggcttgtaatttaagttaacttttgggtttgtatttgagcttaactgtgggattgtccttatcaaaattttgggtttcaaaaacccaagaaacaacctaaacaaggttaactgaacctaccaactcagctgggcttcattagtttatgggcttgctgaagtcgttagtgggccgtgtacccaaactctaggccgaaagttgggctctgtttcacaatagTTCCCaaaacccattgcctcaccaaagcacaaccaaaacagtgggcttatcccaataagaaccaaatttttaatcccataaaaaccaaagttttcaaaacccataaaaaccaaatgtttcccatcaaaaaccaaatgtttttcattcccatcaaaaccaacattttcccataaaaaaccaaatttttgaaaaccaattaaaaccaaatagtgggctttgtgtcttttcaatatgggccaacctcgtgctctccatgaatacatgtatcccacaataaaaattccattatcatgtattgtcttacctcaaaccaataacccttttaaaataaatgcaagcatgatacaaatacttcctatatttcgagggttcgattctgagaacccctatactcatgtaagagagtttgaacaaatttgttggactatgcaacctgatcatatgtccgaagactctctgaaattgcgtttgtttacattttctctaaaggaaagggccaaaacatggttttacggtttgagaccacaatcaatcaacacttgggaccaactcacagatctatttttcaaaaaattctttccacatcataggaccatcgctattcgtcaaagtatcaattgttttgtccaattggatgaggaaactgtttttcactattttgaacgttttaatgatttgttgagcgaatgtccgcaccatggatttgagaagtggagacttgtcgtcatcctctatgagggactagactttaaatctcgaaccatggttgagtctatgtgtaatggtaaatttattgataaatctgtggatgatgcatggaaatttttagctgaaactgcagagaaaacccatcaatgggaatctgttagggaaacagggacaacgccacatggtatgagtcacccccatgagttagagtcttattcttttgatagctccgaccttaggattgaaaattatcctagattgcaaaatccctatcatgatgatgatgatgattatgatgttatgttagaagaacatgtctatactgaaaatgttatggaacctttgggttcaaatacattaggcttctctgcctcgaccttcatgaatgatgtttcttctagtattccatatacatgtgatgttgatactgattttgagcatgtgcatctgtcctatgaagatgacttaggtaatatagaatcttctgttgacactaatatgcatgaaaatataattgttgtgtctgattctctacctgggtcacgttgtgatatttctcctgatttgccgatgcatgagaataaatctgttgatgatgttgattctgattatgggcttgctaatttatttgatgaatgtgagcatgttgtgacacttgtagaagacttaggagatattgatttgattaataatgatgtgcctatcgtcctgcctgagtcacaatataatggccttccacccaacctagatttggtttgtaccgatattgtcaaaccaacttttctgaaaatttccaacctaggtttggaactgtgtgcctctcaagtcctcttggactattttgcatctaaatacaatacttttaaggagacacagttggaattagcatgtgtacccgtccctagcaaagttcatttcgagctagaccttgtgcatgatgaacccccaaaactgcgagattttgtatccaaaattttatctgttgaaaaatccaggtttgggggtagctcattttgtttcacagcttcacttgcatgcctatcatattattattgtgtgaagctgttaaaacctctacactttgtcttttgggttgatcctcaactctttagaatgttagtgtatggtgaattttttgtatataatccagtagataaaatttttaaaaatccttttgttccttttgtatatattttgctaatccaatatgatctcggtgacatatgttggattcttgccttgaataacggagttctaatattgctttcgccgaaatcgggtattctctttcctttttctctactcaacatgatcctcttcatatgttgtattataattttgttcatattttgaaacattgaggacaatgtttagtttaggtttgggggtgaaaagtagatactttgacaatatgccataattgaaaacaagaactccttctttttgaaaaatttaaaaattccaaaaaaaaaaaattaaaaaatgataaaaaaaacataaaaatggagctcatttaccttgaaatgttgactcttgtgcaaatatgtatttttattaggagtcttagtctagatatttaggcaccctgattctagcacaattcacatagtgataagaaactNNNNNNNNNNtgtttacttgctttacattctactgtttttcagttcagtcactgccatcatctcaagtgtgttttaacacaaccaagactctttgttacaacttagttttagtaaaatcttaagcttcaactacacacaccttgtccctgtggatcgacccgcaCTTGCACATTAGCTACATCGANNNNNNNNNNtaaaaaaaacataaaaatggagctcatttaccttgaaatgttgactcttgtgcaaatatgtatttttattaggagtcttagtctagatatttaggcaccctgattctagcacaattcacatagtgataagaaactcgcacgcgcacgatctaccaatacatgtatagcctcatccttgagg encodes:
- the LOC113351801 gene encoding uncharacterized protein LOC113351801; translated protein: MPHLNTAIDKIWEAVILMEDIPEPPNMGHEPPPGRRSREFCAYHCFHGHTTSNCRNVQKIILRMIDQGKLNHFLIPQQQNLPPPLEEQASGMKTRKKTYLIEVGAKAKNLYRNSILHSFRSIKDFHDNVLSRVYARDNDGKEILNLEKISPLKDWQRQPILFNAEEALGGGEMHESPLLVKPEINPKAKTDEEEDDDADAWAINMILIDPGSSVDILFYHTYKTMGKRDDELIPSTYKIYGFNGSVNKPKGEITMWIPLKSITKEIVFCIVDVESPYNALIGRPWIHNILGVASTFHQCIKFPLPQGVGIIRGDPIEGKTVMRLMSMKVKNARISEETGKRRYEKESDVKD